One window of the Syntrophorhabdaceae bacterium genome contains the following:
- a CDS encoding putative metallopeptidase has product MGLRFEEVTEEVLDLLKDVRSEYFPELKNAKIKMLFDLKKRTTGGRITLGRIMKTNDLLRLLTIDRVDPIEGYDYIVTLDKTCWDSIDKDDKVRIVRHELRHAYFDIDSEENPYKLVDHSVMDFYEELDLNKDDSRWHERVGALTEGIYEQRKEELTEARNKKKKKEY; this is encoded by the coding sequence ATGGGGCTAAGATTTGAAGAAGTGACCGAGGAAGTTCTCGACTTGCTGAAGGACGTGCGGTCGGAATATTTTCCCGAGCTGAAGAACGCAAAAATCAAGATGCTTTTCGATCTCAAGAAAAGGACTACGGGCGGAAGAATAACCCTGGGCAGGATCATGAAGACAAATGACCTGCTCCGCCTCCTTACGATCGACCGGGTGGACCCCATCGAGGGATACGACTATATCGTCACCCTCGACAAAACCTGTTGGGATTCCATAGATAAGGACGACAAGGTGAGAATAGTCAGGCACGAGCTGAGGCATGCCTATTTCGACATAGACTCTGAGGAGAACCCTTATAAGCTGGTGGACCATTCCGTTATGGATTTTTACGAAGAGCTGGACCTTAATAAAGATGATTCCAGATGGCATGAAAGGGTAGGGGCCCTGACGGAAGGCATCTACGAACAGAGGAAGGAAGAGCTTACCGAGGCACGTAACAAAAAGAAGAAAAAGGAATATTAA
- a CDS encoding peptidylprolyl isomerase: MEISNHKAVTVQYTLKDDTGEIVDSSEGREPLFYIHGTDGLLPGFEKALDGKTKGDAISFSLAPKEGYGERNESLIFKLPRERFNDIEDLREGTQFAVNGPQGTMVMTAIEVGDQEVTLDGNHPLAGNTLHFSVEVLDVRDATEEELQESLSNTGCGCASDGPSECGCASDSHADTGCGCTSCSE, from the coding sequence ATGGAAATATCAAATCACAAAGCTGTGACTGTTCAATATACTCTAAAAGACGATACAGGCGAGATTGTCGACTCTTCAGAGGGTCGCGAGCCTTTGTTCTATATCCACGGGACCGATGGACTGCTTCCCGGCTTCGAAAAGGCTCTTGACGGCAAGACCAAGGGCGACGCAATTTCTTTCTCCCTCGCCCCCAAGGAAGGTTACGGCGAACGGAACGAGTCGCTGATTTTCAAACTCCCGCGGGAGAGGTTTAACGATATAGAGGACCTCAGGGAAGGCACCCAGTTCGCCGTGAATGGACCGCAGGGCACCATGGTCATGACCGCAATCGAGGTGGGAGACCAGGAAGTAACCCTCGACGGCAACCATCCCCTGGCAGGCAATACGCTTCATTTCAGCGTCGAGGTGCTCGATGTGAGGGATGCGACCGAGGAAGAACTCCAGGAGTCGCTCTCGAATACAGGGTGCGGTTGTGCATCCGATGGCCCGAGCGAGTGCGGCTGTGCATCCGATAGCCACGCCGACACCGGTTGCGGTTGCACGAGCTGCTCGGAATGA